A stretch of DNA from Vanrija pseudolonga chromosome 6, complete sequence:
gtcggtgcTGCGGTGTTCGATGCCGCCTGGGTCGTATCTACCCCGAACCCTGTTCCTGCCGCACCGCCAACCCCGACACCAGCCGATGTCGTTGGGGTCGAGCTCCCTGTTGCTCCagctgccactgccgcttGTGCGCcatcggcgacgcgcgcgaaGCCGATGGCGAGCGGGTCGTACTGGTACACCTGATAGAGATTTCGAAGGATGACGTCTCCGAACATCCAGTCATAGCTGctgtcagcgccgcgccagcaTATCACTCACCCGTGCTTTAACGGGTcaagcagctgcagctgcgtGCCGCAGATCTGGCCGCTCGGGCCGGGGGTGAAGCCCGGCGGCAGTCTGCTCGAGGTGCTGGTCCCATAGGTGCGGTACAGGTCCTTCGCGGGGATGGTGTacttgacgccgccgagcgtgatGTCCAAGGGCGAGACCGAGCCTGCCGACTCGCACGGGAAGATGTTAATCCCCGCCTGTTGACTGAAGAGCACCATGCCGGTCACGCCGGCGTACACTGCGCGGTAGACCGCCGGCGGGACGCCAGACAGCGGCGAGCCCGtgtcgacgatggcgagtGTTGACtgcgccgaggtcgagctgccgaccgtcgccgagtcgaccATGACCGCCCAGAACGTGTGGTTGGGGCCTAGAAAGGCCACATTCGGCACGTAGTTGATCTCTCCGGTGAACAAGGCGTTGTTCACACCGCTGGTGGAGGTCAGACGGGCTCGGCTAGAGGGGAAGGGGACAACTCACCCAAGCGTCAGCACCCCGCCGTTCGGGTCCGCGGGGACCAGGTCAGTCTCGTTCTGGTGCGCAAGGTACACGCCGAAGCGCTTGTCCTTCCAGTCCTTGACGAGGAAGGTCCACAGCGGGTCGGGATAGTTTGGGATCGGCCACGAGAAGCCGATGACGCCCGGCGGCTCGTATATGCTCTGGGTCACGTTGCCGTCGGTGCAGCGCactgggggtgtcagctgaCTCACCCGGGGGGGCACATACAGAAGGGGTACGCCTCAGCCGACTGCGGGGACGCCTGCGGGACCTTCGAGCTTCCTATACCGACAGTGTCCCACCCCCACAGGCCGTGACAGTACGAGTTGATGAACTGAACGCCGGGCCGTAGGCCGGTGCGGTTGTTGAGCGTGTagctcgacgaggtagaAGCGTCAAAGCCGCCCGAGTGGCTGGCGCATACCTCGGGTGTGCACCCGCTGTCGTACACCCACAGGCCCGGGCTGCCAGTGTcgaaggcgaggaggaagtcCTGCGGCGGGGTGCTTCCGTCAGCTTGCACCCAGGAGGGGGACGTACCCGATGGCGACTTTGACGCTGTACCGCTGCTGGAAGTGGTTCGTGAGGCTGGCGTCAGTCAATGGCGTTCAGACGGACACGGGCTCACCTCGCGTCCAAGCTGTCACCTTGTCGTCTGTGGAGCCCGAAGCGGCGCAGGACGGCACTGTTGTCCGCCTCGATgccgcgctgccgcggcTCAGTGTTGTGGAGGGTGAGGTGCActggcccgtcgtcggcgcgcggcaggaacgcagcggcgtgcggcgccgccaccaccagcgcaAGGACGTagagcgcggcgtgcatgATGGATAGAGTACAACACCATCTttcgaggtcgagcttgcTTTTGTGGTTGCGGCGGGCACTGTGGCCGTCGCCAAGGCTTGGTGAGACACCACCTTAATCCTTGGGTTTGCTAGCTAGGCGGCAGATCTGGGGGCGGGGTACAAGGTCGAGGCACAGGCACCAGTGAGTGCCGAGCCTgtcacccaccacctccgaCGGGCATGCATGTGCGCTCCACACCGCCACTGCGCAGCATTGTCGAAGAGTCGATGCGCTAGTCGGTGGCTGTGGCGCTGCACGGCTCGGGAATGCAATGAAGGCAGGTTGTGGACTGGCGGCGTGCATGTGGCATTGCTCGCCTTCCACTATCATCGCTGCCCGGACGCACCTTCGCGTATGACGTGGGCTTAGGCATCAATCTGTGCCCCGCTTGATGACGACGCGTTGTGTTGTGCATTCCAAGCATGGATGGGATCTGACATTGACATGAGCCACTGGAGACAAGGCACCCATGTCGTGGCCCTCGGGTGGTGTCAATCCATTGTGTGCAGCAGCCGGTGATACCAGACTCCAGCATGGCTACAGCAAGGTGGCAGTCGCATTGGGTTTAACTTATGGACGTATGGATCAGGCCAgaacggcgagcacgacgccaaTAGCCATGACGCTGAGGCCGGCCGCCTTCGAGCTCGCACCGGACGGCGCCTTGGTTGCCGTGCTTGACGGGGCGGTTGTGGCGCTGCCTCCCCCAGCCACGCCTGAGCCCGTCGCACTCGTTGTTGCTGACGCTGCCTCCGGGGACAGCTTTGCGAACCCGATGGCAGGGGGCGAGTACTGCCATACCGAGTACACATGCCTGAGGAAATGAACGCCAAGGATCCAGTCGAATCTGAGCAGAGCAAAAAGCGTCAGCACACCGTACGCGGCGTTCGAGTCAGCCCACTGAGATAGGTATTCTTGTGGCGTGGCTTCCAAGGAGTTCCTGCAATACTTTACTGCCTCTCCGCCTTGTTGCTGATTCCCCACATAGATGGCGAGGTCCTCTGATGGGATAGAGTACTGCACTCCGCCGAGCGTTAACACCAGCGGAGGTAAGCCTGCCATTGATGCGCATGGGAAAAGGTCGTACGCGTACCCCGACCGAGATAGATAGTGCTTCAGGCCCGACACGTTGGCGTAGACGGCTTTGTATACGTCTTGATGAACGTACGAAACAGGAGCACCGGTGTCTATCAGGGCATAAGTACCGCCAGGGAACTGGTTGCTACCGATCTCGACCCCATCGACGTCGATACCCCATTCTCTCACCGTGACGTTGGGGGAAGCCCTCTTGCTCAACGGGACATAGTTGATGTCACCAGTGAATAGTTTGGTGTTGACCCCACTGCGAATCGAGGTCAGCTGGGGAAGCCAGCTATGTACTGAACCTACCCCAGTGTGAGCACACCACCATTGGGATCAGAGTCGGAGAGCTCCTGTCCAAGAGGCAACTTCTGCTTGGCAAGGTAGATGCCGAACCGCTGGTCTTTCCACCCGGAGACCAACCTCATCCACAGCGAGAATGGAGACGAGGTTCCATAACGCGACCAGCCCATTCCGATGATTCCTTCTTGTATTGCCCCCTCATCTGAGGCGTTTCCGTTTGTGCAGCGCACTGGAGGAAGTTTGTTCAGTGATTTTATTATCAAACTATACTCGCCAGATCCACGTACTGAACAAGAGGTTGTCCGATGAGTCGTTTTTACGCTGGTCTCCACTCGCTCCGTTCGTGAATCCCACAGTATCATAACCCCATGGGCCGGTGCATTCCGTGGTTAAGTATTCAATGGACTGGTGATACGTCGCGTTGGGTCGGTAGGTCGACGATTTGCTGGCGTCAAAGCCCTTGCCTGTCGTGTTCGAGCACCTTTCGGGGGCACAAGAGCTATCGAACACCCATGTTGCTGTGCTGCCTGTATCAAGCACGACCAGGATGTCTTGTGGTGGGGTACTGAAGGCGGTCCTTAGCGGGCGAATGCCACGGTAGTACGTACCCGAATGACAGTTTGACGTCGTATCTTTGGTCAACCTGATTCACGAAGCTGGAGCGGGGTTCAGTTCGGCAATGCTACTCATTAACACCCACTCATACTCGCTCTGTTGTCGTTTGAGCACACCGTCAACAAGCCCATACCTGGCAGCGATTCGTCGCCGGGCGGAGTGGGCGACCTGCCGAGGTTGAGAAGACGAATAGAGATCCAAGTGGACTGgtccgtcgtcggctcgAGGGAGGAAAGCTGTTGATGGAGCTGCAAGCAGCAACACCACATAAGTGAGCACTGCCACAGCTGCAAGAGGAGAGAACATGAGCAAGGTGGAGCTGGGGCGCAAAAGTGTCGCTTGTTCTCGACCCCGGGCATGTTATATCCATCAGTACTCGGCCTCTGCGGAGGCGCACGACACCGATCGACAGAGGAAGTGTGTTGTGCGAAAGCAGTTTACAGCCCCTAGGAACCCGCGGCGGCAGGGTGCTGGGGTGACGATGTTGCTCTTTACGCGGGTCCAGGTGATACACATAAAACGGGCTATGCTTATTGGAGTCATACTCCGTACCACGAAACCCGGGGTAGTAGGAGCCAGTCAGGTGGACTATCCACATCGAGGAATTGCTCTGTCGACACCTGGCCTCGGACCCAACGTAACAGCGGCGTGTCATGAGACTACCGAGGCGACGCGGTGCGATATCATCAGTTGATTCGGAAACGACTTTAGTGGAGCCCGCTTTGGTTCCATTGATGACCCCCGCGTTTCTCGGCGCCCCGTGTAACTATACTCGCTCCCAGCCAGTGGTGCGGTGGTTGCGTATCTGGGTCAGAGCTCTCATTGCCAGGACTGAGCTTGTCGCCTTGGGGCTATGACGCTTGGTGCCGAGGACGCAGAAAGGCAGATTGATACGGGCCTGGATGATTGTTAGGCATCCCGCGGTCACTTGTCTATGCggaggctgccgaggtgGCGCGGCCTACGGGCAATGCAGGCCGCTGTTTGGGCCAAAcagagagggggagggggtatCAGGTCGGAAAGGAACTCCAATGCCCTCCCAATTCCTACAGTATTGGCGTTTCCTATTCCAATACGTTTGGCCTGCTTCAAAACGCCAGTCCAGCGTTTGTTTGTTGTTTCGCCTTGAAGACCCGCTCCCGATGCCGTTGACAGCGGCTGTCGTAGCCGCAACACGTCGTCATCGCCCAGTCTTACCCCAGTGGTAGTGCCTTGGCACCGCCATCCGTCGAGAACTGCCAAGACCTGAGTTAACTCCGCATCGATCGCATCGTTGTTGGAGCACACTGACAACAGCCGCCATGAACCCCAACTGCTTCACATTCATCTCTTCACGAGGCTTACGACGCTCATCATGACGGCGCTTCTCACTGCCGTGTTGGCCCTCCTGCTCGCAGCCCCGCAGGTCGCTGCCGGTGACGGCGGGCCGGTTCACCTTCAGCTCCTGCCGTCGCGGAATTTGGCCCGGCTCCATCCCGAAGACGTCTCGAAAGCGCAAGCCCTGCGACGCGACATCATCTTCCGCGACTTCGAGCGTCCCGGGAATTGGAAGCGCCAGACGGGCAAGTCAGactgggtgtgagcttgACCCGATGTGCCGTTCGTCCGGCTGACACGCTACTGCCAGAGTTGCGAACAGGGCGAACAGCCGGTACTCGGTCCTGATGGCGTTTGGGTGCGTCTGCAGCCGTCTGGGCGATAAGGAGATGGACGTGCTGATCCCGGGCTACAGGACGCCCCCACAGGACTTCCTTATAGATATCGATACGGGCAGCTCAGAGCTCTGGGTGTACGACAACTCGTGCACGGCTGTCAAATGCGGTGCCCATTCAAGTGGGTTCGATGCAAGCAAGTCTTCGACATACAAGGACGCCGGGGTCCTGGGCGAGGTTCAATACGTTAGCTCGTATTGTCGTGGTCCAGCTGGCTACGACACAATCGGGATTACCAACGGTCTCACCGGGTCGCAGCGCTCGACTGTCACGGTCAATCAGCAACTCTTCTGTTAGTTTGTAATAGAGGTTGGAGCTCACCTTGCCAGTCCGTTGCAATgacagcacgacgacgcactcGGCACAAGAGGCACCGGGcaacctcggcctggccTGGTACCAGCTGGGTATTCAGAAACCGCTCTGGCTGAGCCTCGTCGACGGATGGCAGGACAAGCGCTTCAGCATGTACTTTGCCAGGCAGAATGACTCGGCGTTCGCCCCGCCAAGCTTCCGATCTCAGAATGGGGGCGTCCTCACCCTGGGGTACGTATCAAGGTCAGCACCCTCGCACCGCTAACTTGGACCAGAGGACTCAACACCGACCTGTTCGTCGGGGAGATCAACTACATCCCTTTGTCACGATCGACGGTCCGTAACAACTCTCACTTCTTCTGGGAGATCCCACTCGATCATGCCGAGTACGGCGGGCGCCAGTTCAGTATGAGCACAGTTGCCATCGTCGACACGGGCAACCCGTTCTCAACAGTACCCGCCGATCTGTTCAGGGCCATCTACGGATCGCTCCCGGGTGCTGTTCTCTCTAAGACGGATGAAGGTCGTTACACCTTCCCCTGCAGTTCAGCAGACGCCCAGCTTCGGCCCCTGACGGTGACGCTCAATGGCCTCCAGTACACCATCCCTCCCGAAGACCTGGCCTTCCGTACCTCAGCGTCCAGCGAGACGTGCATATCTGGACTCGATCCAATGGATGATAGATACCCGTGAGTAGGCTCCGCACAGGTCAGCGACGGCGCTGATACCTACCCAGTTTCCAATGGGTACTGGGCGACTCGTTCCTTGTCCAAGTTTACACCGTGTATCAGTACTCTCCGCCTGCCGTCGGCTTCGCACGCCTCCCAGGTCAAGGTGCCCAGAATGCGACTTCTACCGCTGTTGTAGAACCATCACCGCCTGCTGGAGCTTCTAATATCGGTGGGCCTGGCGCAGGAACAACCCAATACCCAACATTCGCCCCATCTCAAGTGCCTTCTGGTGCAGGCCGGAGGACTGCAACCATTGGGGCCGTATTCCTCGGGCTCGTTGCGGCAGTGCAGGTCTAAACGATGTACAGCTTAGCACAAACAGGAGCTCCACCTGTACCTGTATCCAGAATAGACATGCAACAGGCAGCCCTAATAACCCAGCTTGCATCTCAGCAGACGCATTGCTTCGGCCTCGCCGGTTGTTACGGAGCTCCGCAGGAGAGGTCACGAGGGCTGCGGCATGAGGAATGCAGCCGTGCACGAGGCACTTGACGCGCCGGATCGCGATGACGAAATGATCACGACGTGTATTCCGAACATTGAAGAGTGTCGACTTGCTGTCCGTACACGCTTGGTCCTTGTGCGCGAATGTAGCAGGTACAGTCCTGGAGCCTTCGACCTGCCTGATCACAGATAGTGTACGGCAGTCCTCACATACGCACTCCAGCGGCGTCAGTCCTCAGCAGGCCAAACACCAGAGTGGATGAAACACGCTGAGTCGTGCGGAGTCGGCGGGTTGATCGGTGCCCTGCCCGCTATACCGCATTTGATAACGCTCGTCACCACACGGTCAGCGATCAGTCAGCGGCAAAGGCACGTCCGTGTGGCCTGCGCGTGATCAAGCTTATTGCGGTCCAGGCCTCGGATGAACTTGAAGTACCACTTTACCCCTGTCCGTTCGTTGGCCGGTCCGCGCTTGGAAACGCGTGGAGTATGAAGCCTGTAAGCATCATGGTGACCCCTGTAAGCATAGCCGGTTTGGCGCCTCACCTCTCCCAACCTTGCGAGCGTTGCGGTGCAGAACCCCACCTGACCCAAAGTGTTCCTCTTTCTCACGCTTGTGATGCTGGCCTAACGTGAGGGGAAGTGGCACGAAGGGGTCAAGGGGCAGGCTTCGGATGTATGTATTGTCTTCGACGCGGAGCGTTCTCCTCAGCGCCCCCTCCTGGGTGCTCTGCCACTGTCGTACATCAGCGCATCCAAACACATGATGCCCTGGCATTGGTCTAGTATATAAAGTGTGCCCCGTGCATCCTGTCTGAAACGTCTCGCAACTCCCATATTTCTTCCATGACTCTATCAACCGCATCCGCCTTGGTGGTGGCCCTCGTGGCCCTCGCCGCACCGACCAACGCATTTCTCCCCCGAAGCAACGATGGAGGACCTGTCCACCTCTCCCTGAGGACACCGCGCAGCTTCATCCCCAACGCTGAGAATGGAGCTCAGCAGCAGGCGATGCGACGCGACTCCTTTCTGGCAGCCACTGGCCAGCACCATAAGCGTCaggacgcgtcgtcgttcaGCACCAAGTGAGCCGAATTCAAAGGATCGAGCTGATAGTGCAGCCTTGTAAGCTGGTATGACTCGGCGTACTCGGTGTATGCTTCTTTTGGGTATGTATGGGCACATCTCCCTCTGAATAGTCACTCACTCCCCAGGACTCCGCCACAGGACTTCCGTCTCTTCGTGGACACTATGGTTGAATTCACATGGGTGTACGACTCGTCATGCACGGCCGACAAGTGCATGGGTAACGTTGGAGGATTTGACACGAGCAAGTCGTCAACCTATACGGCCAATGCCACCTTCAACAATCAGCCCGGCGGCCCTCCCGGTGTAGAGGCAGCGGGGAACTGGTGTAATGGCACATGGGGACGCGATATAGTTGGAATCACGAACGGACTCAGCGGAGCTGATCGAAAGAACGAATCTCTCCCCAACTTCTACTTCAGTGGGTTCCAAATACACGAGGTGAAGGTTACTAAATGGTATCAGTGCAGTGCAAGGTCGGTGGCCTGGATGCCAACTACACCGGGAGAGCGCCTGGAATCCTCGGTATGCTGTCTCCGAACCTAAACAAAACGACCTTGTTCGCAAAGCTCGCTACTGGATGGAAAGACCAGCGGTTCGCTATGCAATTTTCAAAGCAGGTGGCACCAAACGGCCTGTTGAAGTCGGAGGACCCAAGTGGCGGCACTTTGACTCTTGGGTGGGTTGGCGTACCAAAGGACACGTTTCTTTTAGGTGCCTTCACTAACTCTTTTCCACAGCGGTGTAAACACGAACCTCTTCACAGGCGACATCAACTACCTTCCCCTCAGCGACAAGTGGCTTAAGATTCGCAACGGCACTCACCTGTTCTGGGATTTCGCGATCGATGTGGTCGAATATGGAGGCAAGCAATACCGAAGCACCAACGGAAATGGAACAACTGGCGTCGTACACACTGTCGCCACCCAATCATTAGTGCCAAGGGAGCTTTGGAACGATATCTACACCAAGCTCCCTGGTGTCCAGCTTATCAACAACTCAGGCCCTCAGGAATACTACGCGTTCCCGTGCAACTCTTCATCTCAACTCAGTCCTCTCGACTTCACTATGGGGGGGAAGAATTATTCCATCCACCCAGCGCCCTGTATACCCCATACGAAGCGATTTTGTCGTCAACCCAGGCTAACGGATGGTGCATGGGTCTCCTTTCACCCCAGATGGAAGAGGAGTAAGTCAACGAGAAGGGTATCACTGCGGCTGCAATACTGATATCACATCTACTAGGGACAGCTGGGACTACACGTTTGGCCTTCCGTTCCTTCGAGAGCTGTACACTGTGTTCCAGTTCTCTCCCCCAGCCGTCGGGTTTGCTCAgttgtcggcgagcgccgcggccaaccACACTGCCACTGGCACTGGTAGCACACCTTCTCCTACCAATCCCTCGGGTTCCAGTTCGATGCTTGTCAACTTCGGTGTTGTCGCCCTAGGCCTTGCTGTTGCTACGATGATCTGAACGCCGACAAGGTAAAAGCTGTCTTCTTCAACCCCTGCCACTCTGTGTCTCGTTCGAACCGCTTTGTTGCTGGAAGGATTTCATATAGCTTTTTCGAAGCCAGTAGCAACCTGATCTCTATTGAATGAAATGTCGTAAACTAGACTGTTACGCATGGGCATCAAAGGCAGGCCCCGTCCTGTAAGCCTAGCCAGCACTGCCATTCCTCGTTTCATAAGCCCCAGCCCGCCACATTCGACTGCCTTCCGCGTCAATTAACCATCTGACGCCTTGGCGTGCCGTAATCCCAACCTGCCTCGCCATCGTATCTCCATATCTTCATACCTGCCCAAGGCAGAAATCATGGCATGCACAACAACGTCCCCCTTAAGGTGTGGtgccgagcggcggcaggcaaGTTACTCACCCCCCCTCGAATCAAATGTACATCACGACACTGGCACTGGTACTGGCGCTGGCCGTCACCGAGCCATCGTCGGCGCTCTTCtctcgcgacgacggcggccccGTCCATCTCCAACTTACTCCTCCGCCGGAGGTTCCCGTCAGCGTCGAGCACGCAGCGCAACAGATcgcccggcggcgtgagATCCTCTATGGGCAAAACAGGCGGCAGTCTGCCGCCCCCGACGTCCCGTGAGCCACCGCTGCCTGGCGTAACTAACAGCTGTAGTTTGTCAAACTTGGCCAACGTGCGATACACCGTCAGTGTTGCGATTGGGTAGGTTCTACCCAACCTTCTGTAGCTGAAGCACAACAGCACCCCGCCACAAGAATTCGACTTGGTCGTTGATACCGGGTCCGCGTGGACGTGGGTTTGGGACAGCTCGTCCACCCCCACGACGTGCGGCAATCACACTGGCGGATTTGACGCCTCCAAGTCGTCAACTTACTTGCTCAACGACACCCTCAACAACCCGCCGTACGGCCCTGTCCCGGTCGTGTTCGTGAGCAGCTACTGCCGCGGAACATGGGGGCAGGATACGGTCGGCCTCACCAACGGCCTGGGGGTGGCCGCGGGCAGTATGGCAACTGCATCCAACTTCGTATTCAGTAAGGCGGCCGCCCCGGTCGCAGAACTAACGCCGCTTCAGCACGCTGTACAGAGGGCAATACGACAAGCCAAACGTGGGAGCCACCGGGACTCCTCGGCTTCGCATTCCAAACGCCTGGGCTCCCCAGGCCGTTCTGGTACGAGCTTCTCAACACCTGGAGGGATCGGCGCTTCAGCATCTTCCTCGGCAACGTCAACCAGAACACCACGACACCCATTGTCGGCCGGAACGGGGGTGTCCTGACTCTTGGGTATGTGGAACCGAAGCAGCACCAAACTGACTTGCTCCAGTGGCGTCAACACCGACCTGTTCACCGGCAACATCAACTATGTGCCCCTCAGCCAGCGGTTCTATAGGCAGGGCCAGCCTGGATTCTGGGAAGTTGCGGTCactggcgccgagcacggtgGTAAGGTGTTCGGCAACAACACGGTCGCAGTTCTCGACACTGGTTCTCCGGTCTCTTGGGTCCCGCAGGACCTCTTCACCGCGGTGTATAGCGGCCTTACGGGCGTGCAGCAGATCAAGGATCAAGATGGACAGGCACCACACTACCTCTTCCCTtgctcgtcggcatcccAGCTCACGGACATCACTTTCGCCGTTGGGGGTGAAAAGTACACTATTCCTGGCacggcgttgtcgtcgtacGACCACGATGATGGCTCCACTGCGATGTGCTCGAGTCTGCTGGTGCCGaatcagcagcagcccagtCCCAGCGGCGCACCTCCAGGTAGTACACCGTGAGTTGATGGTAGTGGTGCTCGTCCCGCGGTCTTAACGCTCGCCTCGCAGCCCCAGAGAAGACTGGCTTCTCGGTGACGGGTTCCTTCGCTCCGTGTACACCGTGTATCAGTGGTCACCACCTGCGGTGGGCTTTGCCAAGCTGTCGCAGAAAGCCCTGACGAGTACGCCGTCTATCGTGAATCCGTCTCCAGATGGAGCAGCTGCTACTGGCTCTGCTACTGGCTCTGCTACTGCGACACCTTCCAAAGCGCCGTCCGGGGCCAGTAGGACGATGGTCAACCTTTGCGTGGTCATCCTCAGTCTTATGGTCGCAGCATGTATACTGCACCCCGTGGTCTAAGTTTgatcccccacccccgcgcacAAACAAATCATATAGCGGGGCATGTCTAGCTGCCGGCATGAGTGGTGCCGCTGCACCAGCATACTGGTAGAATATAACCTTGGTTCTGCGCCATCGAGACAATAGGCAACATGGATTATTGCAAGGGTGTTCGAATGCGAGTAGAGCCAGTACAACCCACTCTTTTGCATGTGACAGTGCGCAAGTCCAGCAGGTATGGCTTGAGGACAGACACTGCGACAACGTCTTCAGCCAGCTGTCAGCATTTCAGTACACGGCCTGTAGTGTCCAGAGGTGCATATAATGCCAAAGTGTGAGGGTATGGGGTATCCAGCGCACTGCGCTGCGTGTTCGGGTCTATGAGTACcggcgcacggcgccgctATGCAGCAGCTCAGAGCGCAGCCTTGAGTGCCTGGCGCATAGCCCTCTTGGCAGTGCGGGCGCGCTTCGACTTGGGAGTGCACTTCTTCTTGCCACCGGGGCCCGAGGTGGGCTTGGGGCTGGAAGAGCTGGCGTTGCCACCGCTTCCGGGGTGGAGGCCGATGTCGacaccgccgtcgctcgaGCCAGTGGGGGTGGCAGAAGCAgcgggcggcgctgacgaAGCGGGGTGAAGGCCAATGTCgacgccaccgtcgccgccagtAGGGGCAGCCGAGGGAGTGGCGGGGCTGCCGGAAGGAGCAGAGGAGCCAGAAGCAGGAGCGCCCGAGGGAGCAGGGGAGCCAGAGGCAGGAGCACCCGAG
This window harbors:
- the Pgc_1 gene encoding Gastricsin, whose protein sequence is MTLSTASALVVALVALAAPTNAFLPRSNDGGPVHLSLRTPRSFIPNAENGAQQQAMRRDSFLAATGQHHKRQDASSFSTKTPPQDFRLFVDTMVEFTWVYDSSCTADKCMGNVGGFDTSKSSTYTANATFNNQPGGPPGVEAAGNWCNGTWGRDIVGITNGLSGADRKNESLPNFYFMQCKVGGLDANYTGRAPGILGMLSPNLNKTTLFAKLATGWKDQRFAMQFSKQVAPNGLLKSEDPSGGTLTLGGVNTNLFTGDINYLPLSDKWLKIRNGTHLFWDFAIDVVEYGGKQYRSTNGNGTTGVVHTVATQSLVPRELWNDIYTKLPGVQLINNSGPQEYYAFPCNSSSQLSPLDFTMGGKNYSIHPAPCIPHTKRFCRQPRLTDGAWVSFHPRWKRRYHCGCNTDITSTRDSWDYTFGLPFLRELYTVFQFSPPAVGFAQLSASAAANHTATGTGSTPSPTNPSGSSSMLVNFGVVALGLAVATMI
- the PGC_0 gene encoding Gastricsin, whose product is MTALLTAVLALLLAAPQVAAGDGGPVHLQLLPSRNLARLHPEDVSKAQALRRDIIFRDFERPGNWKRQTGKSDWVVANRANSRYSVLMAFGRLGDKEMDVLIPGYRTPPQDFLIDIDTGSSELWVYDNSCTAVKCGAHSSGFDASKSSTYKDAGVLGEVQYVSSYCRGPAGYDTIGITNGLTGSQRSTVTVNQQLFC
- the PAG2_1 gene encoding Pregnancy-associated glycoprotein 2, with the protein product MGWSRYGTSSPFSLWMRLVSGWKDQRFGIYLAKQKLPLGQELSDSDPNGGVLTLGGVNTKLFTGDINYVPLSKRASPNVTVREWGIDVDGVEIGSNQFPGGTYALIDTGAPVSYVHQDVYKAVYANVSGLKHYLSRSGYAYDLFPCASMAGLPPLVLTLGGVQYSIPSEDLAIYVGNQQQGGEAVKYCRNSLEATPQEYLSQWADSNAAYGVLTLFALLRFDWILGVHFLRHVYSVWQYSPPAIGFAKLSPEAASATTSATGSGVAGGGSATTAPSSTATKAPSGASSKAAGLSVMAIGVVLAVLA
- the PGC_1 gene encoding Gastricsin; amino-acid sequence: MHAALYVLALVVAAPHAAAFLPRADDGPVHLTLHNTEPRQRGIEADNSAVLRRFGLHRRQGDSLDASLTNHFQQRYSVKVAIGPGLWVYDSGCTPEVCASHSGGFDASTSSSYTLNNRTGLRPGVQFINSYCHGLWGWDTVGIGSSKVPQASPQSAEAYPFCMCPPGIYEPPGVIGFSWPIPNYPDPLWTFLVKDWKDKRFGVYLAHQNETDLVPADPNGGVLTLGGVNNALFTGEINYVPNVAFLGPNHTFWAVMVDSATVGSSTSAQSTLAIVDTGSPLSGVPPAVYRAVYAGVTGMVLFSQQAGINIFPCESAGSVSPLDITLGGVKYTIPAKDLYRTYGTSTSSRLPPGFTPGPSGQICGTQLQLLDPLKHGYDWMFGDVILRNLYQVYQYDPLAIGFARVADGAQAAVAAGATGSSTPTTSAGVGVGGAAGTGFGVDTTQAASNTAAPTATRLPSSARPLLTGASAVLFGVAASLLA
- the PGA_1 gene encoding Pepsin A — protein: MYFARQNDSAFAPPSFRSQNGGVLTLGGLNTDLFVGEINYIPLSRSTVRNNSHFFWEIPLDHAEYGGRQFSMSTVAIVDTGNPFSTVPADLFRAIYGSLPGAVLSKTDEGRYTFPCSSADAQLRPLTVTLNGLQYTIPPEDLAFRTSASSETCISGLDPMDDRYP
- the PAG_2 gene encoding Pregnancy-associated glycoprotein, whose amino-acid sequence is MYITTLALVLALAVTEPSSALFSRDDGGPVHLQLTPPPEVPVSVEHAAQQIARRREILYGQNRRQSAAPDVPTPPQEFDLVVDTGSAWTWVWDSSSTPTTCGNHTGGFDASKSSTYLLNDTLNNPPYGPVPVVFVSSYCRGTWGQDTVGLTNGLGVAAGSMATASNFVFKGNTTSQTWEPPGLLGFAFQTPGLPRPFWYELLNTWRDRRFSIFLGNVNQNTTTPIVGRNGGVLTLGGVNTDLFTGNINYVPLSQRFYRQGQPGFWEVAVTGAEHGGKVFGNNTVAVLDTGSPVSWVPQDLFTAVYSGLTGVQQIKDQDGQAPHYLFPCSSASQLTDITFAVGGEKYTIPGTALSSYDHDDGSTAMCSSLLVPNQQQPSPSGAPPGSTPEDWLLGDGFLRSVYTVYQWSPPAVGFAKLSQKALTSTPSIVNPSPDGAAATGSATGSATATPSKAPSGASRTMVNLCVVILSLMVAACILHPVV